The following proteins come from a genomic window of Rattus norvegicus strain BN/NHsdMcwi chromosome 8, GRCr8, whole genome shotgun sequence:
- the Twf2 gene encoding twinfilin-2, whose translation MAHQTGIHATEELKEFFAKARAGSIRLIKVIIEDEQLVLGASQEPVGRWDQDYDRAVLPLLDAQEPCYLLFRLDSQNAQGFEWLFLAWSPDNSPVRLKMLYAATRATVKKEFGGGHIKDELFGTVKDDLSLAGYQKHLSSCAAPAPLTSAERELQQIRINEVKTEISVESKHQTLQGLAFPLQPEAQRALQQLKQKTVNYIQLKLDLERETIELVHTEPTNVAQLPSRVPRDAARYHFFLYKHTHEGDSLESVVFIYSMPGYKCSIKERMLYSSCKSRLLDSVEQDFQLEIAKKIEIGDGAELTAEFLYDEVHPKQHAFKQAFAKPKGPGGKRGHKRLIRGPGENGEDS comes from the exons ATGGCGCACCAGACCGGCATCCACG CCACTGAAGAGCTAAAGGAATTCTTTGCCAAGGCCCGGGCTGGCTCCATCCGACTTATCAAAGTCATCATTGAGGACG AGCAGCTCGTGCTGGGTGCCTCGCAGGAGCCAGTGGGACGCTGGGACCAGGACTACGACAGGGCCGTGCTACCGCTGCTAGATGCCCAAGAGCCCTGCTACCTCCTCTTCCGACTTGATTCGCAGAATGCCCAGGGTTTCGAGTGGCTTTTCCTGGCCTGGTCACCTGACAATTCGCCT GTGCGGCTGAAGATGCTGTATGCAGCCACACGAGCCACAGTTAAGAAGGAGTTTGGAGGTGGCCACATCAAGGATGAGCTCTTCGGGACAGTAAAG gatGACCTCTCCTTGGCTGGGTACCAGAAGCACCTGTCATCCTGTGCTGCACCGGCCCCACTGACTTCCGCCGAGCGAGAGCTCCAGCAGATCCGAAtcaatgag GTGAAGACTGAGATCAGTGTGGAGAGTAAGCACCAGACCCTGCAGGGCCTGGCCTTCCCCCTGCAGCCTGAGGCCCAGCGGGCACTTCAGCAACTCAAGCAGAAGACGGTCAACTATATCCAGCTG AAGCTGGACCTGGAACGGGAGACCATCGAGCTGGTACACACAGAACccacaaatgtggcccagctgcCCTCACGGGTACCCCGAGATGCTGCCCGCTACCACTTCTTCCTGTATAAGCATACCCATGAGGGTGACTCCCTCGAATCTGTGG TGTTCATCTACTCCATGCCGGGGTACAAGTGCAGCATTAAGGAGCGCATGCTCTACTCCAGCTGCAAGAGCCGCCTCCTTGACTCTGTGGAGCAGGACTTCCAGCTGGAGATCGCTAAGAAG ATTGAGATCGGCGATGGGGCGGAGCTCACCGCCGAGTTCCTCTATGATGAGGTGCATCCCAAGCAGCACGCCTTCAAGCAGGCATTCGCCAAGCCCAAAGGCCCTGGAGGCAAGCGGGGCCACAAGCGCCTCATCCGGGGCCCCGGGGAGAATGGGGAAGACAGCTAG
- the Tlr9 gene encoding toll-like receptor 9 precursor (The RefSeq protein has 4 substitutions compared to this genomic sequence) gives MVLCSRTLHPLSLLVQAAVLAEALALGTLPAFLPCELKPHGLVDCNWLFLKSVPHFSAAEPRSNITSLSLIANRIHHLHNLDFVHLPNVRQLNLKWNCPPPGLSPLHFSCRMTIEPKTFLAMRMLEELNLSYNGITTVPRLPSSLTNLSLSHTNILVLDASSLAGLHSLRVLFMDGNCYYKNPCNGAVNVTPDAFLGLSNLTHLSLKYNNLTEVPRQLPPSLEYLLLSYNLIVKLGPEDLANLTSLRVLDVGGNCRRCDHAPDLCTECRQKSLDLHPQTFHHLSHLEGLVLKDSSLHSLNSKWFQGLVNLSVLDLSENFLYESINKTSAFQNLTRLRKLDLSFNYCKKVSFARLHLASSFKSLVSLQELNMNGIFFRLLNKNTLRWLAGLPKLHTLHLQMNFINQAQLSVFSTFRALRFVDLSNNRISGPPTLSRVAPEKADEAEKGVPWPASLTPALPSTPVSKNFMVRCKNLRFTMDLSRNNLVTIKPEMFVNLSHLQCLSLSHNCIAQAVNGSQFLPLTNLKVLDLSYNKLDLYHSKSFSELPQLQALDLSYNSQPFSMQGIGHNFSFLANLSRLQNLSLAHNDIHSRVSSRLYSTSVEYLDFSGNGVGRMWDEEDLYLYFFQDLRSLIHLDLSQNKLHILRPQNLNYLPKSLTKLSFRDNHLSFFNWSSLAFLPNLRDLDLAGNLLKALTNGTLPNGTLLQKLDVSSNSIVFVVPAFFALAVELKEVNLSHNILKTVDRSWFGPIVMNLTVLDVSSNPLHCACGAPFVDLLLEVQTKVPGLANGVKCGSPRQLQGRSIFAQDLRLCLDDVLSRDCFGLSLLAVAVGTVLPLLQHLCGWDVWYCFHLCLAWLPLLTRGRRSAQALPYDAFVVFDKAQSAVADWVYNELRVRLEERRGRRALRLCLEDRDWLPGQTLFENLWASIYGSRKTLFVLAHTDKVSGLLRTSFLLAQQRLLEDRKDVVVLVILRPDAHRSRYVRLRQRLCRQSVLFWPHQPNGQGSFWAQLSTALTRDNHHFYNRNFCRGPTAE, from the exons ATG GTTCTCTGTCGCAGGACCCTGCACCCCTTGTCTCTCCTGGTACAGGCTGCAATGCTGGCTGAGGCTCTGGCCCTGGGTACCCTGCCTGCCTTCCTACCCTGTGAACTGAAGCCTCATGGCCTGGTAGACTGCAACTGGCTCTTCCTGAAGTCTGTGCCTCACTTCTCTGCCGCAGAACCCCGTTCCAACATCACCAGCCTTTCCTTGATCGCCAACCGCATCCACCACCTGCACAACCTCGACTTTGTCCACTTGCCCAACGTGCGACAGCTGAACCTCAAGTGGAACTGTCCGCCCCCTGGCCTCAGCCCCTTGCACTTCTCCTGCCGCATGACCATTGAGCCCAAAACCTTCCTGGCTATGCGCATGCTGGAAGAGCTGAACCTGAGCTATAACGGTATCACCACTGTGCCCCGCCTGCCTAGCTCCCTGACGAATCTGAGCCTAAGCCACACCAACATCCTGGTACTCGATGCCAGCAGCCTTGCTGGCCTGCACAGCCTGCGAGTTCTCTTCATGGACGGGAACTGCTACTACAAGAACCCCTGCAACGGGGCGGTGAACGTGACCCCGGACGCCTTCCTGGGCTTGAGCAACCTCACCCACTTGTCCCTTAAGTATAACAACCTCACAGAGGTGCCCCGCCAACTGCCCTCCAGCCTGGAGTACCTCCTGCTGTCCTATAACCTCATCGTCAAGCTGGGGCCCGAAGACCTAGCCAACCTGACCTCCCTTCGAGTGCTTGATGTGGGTGGGAATTGCCGTCGCTGTGATCACGCCCCCGACCTCTGTACAGAATGCCGGCAGAAGTCCCTTGATCTGCACCCTCAGACTTTCCGTCACCTGAGCCACCTTGAAGGCCTGGTGCTGAAGGACAGTTCTCTCCACTCGCTGAACTCCAAGTGGTTCCAGGGTCTGGTGAACCTCTCGGTGCTGGACCTAAGCGAGAACTTTCTCTACGAGAGCATCAACAAAACCAGCGCCTTTCAGAACCTGACCCGTCTGCGCAAGCTCGACCTGTCCTTCAATTACTGCAAGAAGGTATCGTTCGCCCGCCTCCACCTGGCAAGTTCCTTCAAGAGCCTGGTGTCGCTGCAGGAGCTGAACATGAACGGCATCTTCTTCCGCTTGCTCAACAAGAACACGCTCAGGTGGCTGGCTGGTCTGCCCAAGCTCCACACGCTGCACCTTCAAATGAATTTCATCAACCAGGCGCAGCTCAGCGTCTTTAGTACCTTCCGAGCCCTTCGCTTTGTGGACCTGTCCAATAATCGCATCAGCGGGCCTCCAACGCTGTCCAGAGTCGCCCCCGAAAAGGCAGACGAGGCGGAGAAGGGGGTTCCATGGCCTGCAAGTCTCACCCCAGCTCTCCCGAGCACTCCCGTCTCAAAGAACTTCATGGTCAGGTGTAAGAACCTCAGATTCACCATGGACCTGTCTCGGAACAACCTGGTGACTATCAAGCCAGAGATGTTCGTCAACCTCTCCCATCTCCAGTGTCTGAGCCTGAGCCACAACTGCATCGCGCAGGCTGTCAATGGCTCTCAGTTCCTGCCGCTGACCAACCTGAAGGTGCTGGACCTGTCCTATAACAAGCTGGACCTGTACCATTCGAAATCGTTCAGTGAGCTCCCACAGTTGCAGGCCCTGGACCTGAGCTACAACAGCCAGCCCTTCAGCATGCAGGGGATAGGCCACAACTTCAGTTTTCTGGCCAATCTGTCCAGGTTACAGAACCTTAGCCTGGCACACAATGACATTCACAGCCGCGTGTCCTCGCGCCTCTACAGCACCTCAGTGGAGTATCTGGACTTCAGCGGCAACGGTGTGGGCCGCATGTGGGACGAGGAGGACCTTTACCTCTATTTCTTCCAAGACCTGAGAAGCCTGATTCATCTGGACCTATCTCAGAATAAGCTGCACATCCTCCGGCCCCAGAACCTCAACTACCTCCCCAAGAGCCTGACGAAGCTGAGTTTCCGTGACAATCACCTCTCTTTCTTTAACTGGAGCAGTCTGGCCTTCCTGCCCAATCTGCGAGACCTGGACCTGGCAGGCAATCTACTAAAGGCCCTGACCAACGGCACCCTGCCTAATGGCACGCTCCTCCAGAAACTGGATGTCAGTAGCAACAGTATCGTCTTTGTGGTCCCAGCCTTCTTTGCTCTGGCGGTAGAGCTAAAAGAGGTCAACCTCAGCCATAACATCCTCAAGACTGTGGATCGCTCCTGGTTTGGGCCCATTGTGATGAACCTGACGGTTCTAGACGTGAGCAGCAACCCTCTGCATTGTGCCTGCGGCGCACCCTTTGTAGACTTACTGCTGGAAGTGCAGACCAAGGTGCCTGGCCTGGCTAACGGTGTGAAGTGTGGCAGTCCCCGCCAGCTGCAGGGCCGCAGCATCTTTGCGCAAGACCTGCGGCTGTGCCTGGATGACGTCCTTTCTCGGGACTGCTTTGGCCTTTCACTCCTGGCTGTGGCCGTGGGCACGGTGTTGCCTTTACTGCAGCATCTCTGCGGCTGGGACGTCTGGTACTGTTTCCATCTGTGCCTGGCATGGCTACCTTTGCTGACCCGTGGCCGGCGCAGCGCCCAAGCTCTCCCTTATGATGCCTTCGTGGTGTTCGATAAGGCGCAGAGCGCGGTTGCTGACTGGGTGTATAACGAGCTTCGAGTGCGGCTAGAGGAGCGGCGCGGTCGCCGAGCCCTACGCTTGTGTCTGGAGGACCGAGATTGGCTGCCTGGCCAGACACTCTTCGAGAACCTCTGGGCCTCCATCTATGGCAGCCGCAAGACTCTGTTTGTGCTGGCCCACACGGACAAGGTCAGTGGCCTCCTGCGCACCAGCTTCCTGCTGGCTCAGCAGCGCCTGCTGGAGGACCGCAAGGACGTGGTGGTGTTGGTGATCCTGCGCCCTGATGCCCACCGCTCCCGCTACGTGCGACTGCGCCAGCGCCTCTGCCGCCAGAGTGTGCTCTTCTGGCCCCATCAGCCCAACGGGCAGGGCAGCTTCTGGGCCCAGCTGAGTACAGCCCTGACTAGGGACAACCACCACTTCTATAACCGGAACTTCTGCCGGGGACCTACAGCAGAATAG